Proteins from one Podospora pseudoanserina strain CBS 124.78 chromosome 1, whole genome shotgun sequence genomic window:
- a CDS encoding hypothetical protein (EggNog:ENOG503P0XK), with product MSRNIHQKYPSAPRIKLVNKKKPRRPSVTSSESSLNLSDDEGYSGVEDVSESDNELDEDDVVAAEEEHLITNMARNRLLKTPRPLDEENDADEEDEDEEDELEEEEAIDDEDANDDEDDDDDSVSWQGLSPPKEFEDAMWPESELPDVTPVKRHVRFAGIDSDSDNTESDLSESDDGKQFFPDIFVDQNALDPRFRREIENDDGSDTDGSYWDFNGSTQDVFVETSDVEFDNGGLHGTPMPTPRVIPPLNILPTPLTAFSTESPELDGYETDGDTTEEDIPEPVVRKKQVRRPVSVETSDSETPRPNCHVRGKPRLARFDLDGDSDKPVGVINPKTGKMMIFTRQKADRLELAPESYDLNFAQDDLSACSPMMANSALIMLGVMDANTLGDYFATQPFGPSEAFFPCSDAFTGEETDESEYYPALEDEGEDALRIEDFIEFREDNESDQENEDEDNAGDWSNDPNSSPTRPKTSASMTTTNTDYYVKDVHPLLTHFEMNSNAVGAFRRNQVNQQLINSEVATQESLAFSGPYHIGTLRGIKSGSMETVTTPITPVRRQKKNSMVGLDGPLDYSPGSPLNHVSQKRKAPDTVADDNLHKRHRSISDMEILQL from the exons ATGTCTCGAAACATTCACCAAAAATATCCCTCTGCGCCTCGCATCAAGCTcgtcaacaagaagaagccgcGCAGGCCCTCCGTCACCTCGAGCGAGTCGtctctcaacctctccgaCGACGAAGGTTACTCCGGCGTCGAAGACGTCAGCGAATCTGACAATGAactcgacgaggacgatgtggttgcggccgaggaggagcatcTGATCACCAATATGGCTAGGAATCGCCTGTTGAAAACCCCTCGGCCGCTCGACGAAGAGAATGAcgctgatgaagaagacgaagacgaggaggacgagctcgaagaagaggaagccattgacgacgaagatgccaatgatgacgaggacgacgatgacgacagTGTTAGTTGGCAGGGCTTGTCACCACCAAAAGAGTTTGAGGATGCCATGTGGCCCGAGTCTGAACTGCCGGATGTCACGCCGGTTAAGCGCCATGTTCGGTTTGCCGGTATCGACAGCGACAGTGACAACACAGAATCCGACCTGTCCGAATCTGATGATGGCAAGCAATTCTTTCCCGATATCTTTGTCGACCAGAACGCTCTTGATCCCCGGTTCCGCCGCGAGATTGAGAATGATGATGGCTCCGACACCGATGGCTCGTACTGGGACTTCAATGGCTCCACCCAAGACGTATTCGTCGAGACATCGGATGTCGAATTCGACAATGGAGGTCTCCACGGTACCCCAATGCCAACGCCAAGGGTCATCCCTCCACTGAATATTCTACCCACTCCGCTGACGGCATTTTCCACCGAGTCACCGGAGCTTGACGGTTATGAGA CTGATGGCGACACAACAGAAGAGGACATCCCAGAGCCGGTTGTGCGTAAGAAGCAGGTTCGGCGACCAGTGTCTGTGGAAACTTCGGACTCTGAGACACCAAGACCTAACTGCCACGTACGAGGAAAGCCTCGTCTTGCGCGCTTCGACTTGGACGGTGACAGCGATAAGCCGGTCGGCGTGATCAATCCAAAAACTGGCAAGATGATGATTTTCACGCGCCAAAAGGCGGATCGTCTCGAGTTGGCTCCAGAGTCGTATGACCTGAATTTTGCTCAGGATGATTTGTCGGCTTGCTCTCCCATGATGGCCAACTCGGCCTTGATCATGCTGGGTGTCATGGACGCTAATACTTTGGGTGACTATTTCGCTACACAGCCCTTTGGGCCCAGTgaggccttcttcccctGTTCTGATGCATTCACTGGGGAAGAGACAGATGAATCCGAGTACTACCCAGCCCTGgaagatgagggtgaggatgctCTCAGGATTGAGGATTTCATCGAGTTTAGGGAGGACAACGAATCGGACCAGGAaaacgaagacgaagacaaCGCCGGAGACTGGAGCAATGATCCAAATTCAAGCCCGACACGGCCCAAGACCTCGGCCAGCATGACCACCACAAACACAGACTATTATGTCAAGGACGTCCACCCTTTGCTCACCCACTTCGAGATGAACTCCAACGCCGTGGGCGCTTTCCGTCGTAATCAGGTAAATCAGCAACTCATCAACAGTGAGGTCGCGACCCAGGAGTCACTCGCTTTCTCTGGACCTTACCACATTGGAACTCTCCGAGGCATCAAGTCCGGCAGCATGGAGACGGTaacaacccccatcacaCCGGTGCGcaggcaaaagaaaaacagcATGGTAGGCCTTGATGGACCTCTTGATTATTCCCCAGGATCTCCGCTCAACCATGTATcacagaagagaaaggccCCCGATACCGTCGCGGATGACAACCTCCACAAACGCCACCGGAGCATTTCGGACATGGAAATTTTGCAGTTGTAA